From a single Sander vitreus isolate 19-12246 chromosome 4, sanVit1, whole genome shotgun sequence genomic region:
- the nfs1 gene encoding cysteine desulfurase codes for MLSPGKTVSSRLLRPLSRLPLWLGSDGRAASSVHKELIKKHELEKDELRPLYMDFQATTPMDPRVLDAMLPYQVNYYGNPHSRTHAFGWESESAMETARKQVADLIGADPREIIFTSGATESNNMAIKGVSRFYQTKKRHVITTQTEHKCVLDSCRVLESEGFSVTYLPVQPNGLLDLELLEASIRPDTSLLSVMTINNEIGVKQPIKEIGQICRSKGVFFHTDAAQAVGKIPINVTDWKVDLMSISGHKIYGPKGVGALYVRRRPRVRLEPLQSGGGQERGLRSGTVPTPLAVGLGAACSIAKQELEYDHHRVSMLANRLIQKIMSALPDVIMNGDPEQRYPGCVNLSFAYVEGESLLMALKDVALSSGSACTSASLEPSYVLRAIGADEDLAHSSIRFGIGRFTTEEEVDYTAEKCILQVSRLREMSPLWEMVQEGIDLKSIKWTQH; via the exons ATGCTTTCCCCGGGCAAGACCGTCTCCTCCCGGCTGCTCAGGCCGTTGTCAAGGCTTCCTCTCTGGCTGGGCTCCGATGGTAGAGCCGCCAGCTCTGTGCATAAAG agttgataaaaaaacatgaactggAGAAAGATGAGCTGCGCCCCCTCTACATGGACTTCCAGGCCACCACGCCCATG gACCCCCGGGTGCTGGACGCCATGTTGCCCTACCAGGTGAATTACTATGGTAACCCTCACTCCAGAACACACGCCTTCGGCTGGGAGAGCGAGAGCGCCATGGAGACGGCCAGGAAG cAGGTGGCTGATCTGATTGGAGCAGATCCCAGAGAGATTATCTTCACCAGCGGAGCCACCGAGTCCAACAACATGGCCATCAAG GGCGTGTCCAGGTTCTACCAGACCAAGAAGCGTCATGTGATCACCACGCAGACGGAGCATAAATGTGTTCTTGACTCGTGTCGCGTTCTGGAGTCTGAAGGATTCAGTGTGACCTACCTGCCAGTCCAGCCCAACGGACTGCTGGACCTGGAG CTGTTGGAGGCCTCCATTCGTCCTGACACCTCTCTGTTGTCGGTGATGACCATCAACAACGAGATAGGAGTCAAGCAGCCAATCAAGGAGATCG GTCAGATTTGTCGTTCCAAAGGAGTATTCTTCCACACTGACGCCGCTCAGGCTGTCGGAAAGATTCCCATCAACGTCACGGACTGGAAGGTTGATCTAATGTCCATCAGTGGCCACAAGATCTACGGACCCAAAG gtgtcgGTGCTTTGTATGTGCGCCGCCGGCCCCGGGTGCGTCTGGAGCCGCTGCAGAGTGGGGGTGGGCAGGAGAGGGGTCTGCGCTCCGGAACGGTCCCCACCCCTCTGGCTGTTGGGCTGGGAGCCGCCTGCAGCATCGCAAAGCAGGAGTTGGAG tATGATCATCACAGAGTGTCTATGCTGGCTAATCGTCTAATCCAGAAGATCATGTCGGCGCTTCCTGACGTCATCATGAACGGAGATCCAGAACAACGCTAccctg GCTGTGTCAACCTGTCCTTTGCCTACGTGGAGGGAGAGAGTCTGTTGATGGCGCTGAAGGATGTCGCTCTGTCATCTGGGAG TGCATGTACGTCAGCGTCTCTGGAGCCATCATACGTCCTCAGAGCGATCGGAGCCGATGAAGACCTGGCTCACTCTTCCATCAG gtttGGTATTGGCAGGTTCACCACAGAAGAGGAGGTAGACTACACAGCAGAGAAATGTATCCTGCAGGTCTCCAGGCTCAGAGAGATGAG tcctCTGTGGGAGATGGTTCAAGAAGGCATCGATCTGAAGAGCATCAAGTGGACGCAGCACTAG